In Ostrinia nubilalis chromosome 12, ilOstNubi1.1, whole genome shotgun sequence, one DNA window encodes the following:
- the LOC135076899 gene encoding glucosidase 2 subunit beta, whose translation MVYSSWIMKLQSFTLILSSFVIIAQSDVPRPRGVSLSKASLYSPTKDFTCFDGTVKIPFSYVNDDYCDCFDGSDEPGTSACLNGFFHCTNAGYMSQNIPSSRVNDGVCDCCDGTDEYAEPGACSNTCEELGKEARAEAQRLAELHKAGSQLKVDLIEKGNQKRSEMAEQLSQLEKDKAEAEKIKAEKEALKNELEAKENEALKVYREADEQERQKKAEQERVEVMKESSEYFDRYDSDSDGMLTVDEIKVVNAFDKNKDGEVDEDEVQYFFGENESVDKDIFVATTWPLLKPLLMMEQGMFKPGQDEDDADHESDAEDLTREDGEDLGTDDENLDLDLPEATNDQELAQEPTRMYDDDTQKLVDEATEARRQLTDAERTVREIESNIRSIKENLEKDYGLHQEFATLDGQCFEYDDKEYVYRLCMFQKVTQKSKNGGGEVGLGNWGEWAGDDNKYSVMKYINGVGCWNGPNRMTTVNVHCGLETKLLSVTEPYRCEYKIDLSTPAACDESNSGQHDSHDEL comes from the coding sequence ATGGTATATTCATCATGGATCATGAAGCTTCAATCGTTTACGTTAATACTTAGTTCCTTTGTTATAATAGCACAGTCTGATGTGCCGAGACCTCGAGGAGTTTCTTTATCTAAAGCGTCGCTATATTCACCGACAAAAGATTTCACTTGTTTCGATGGTACAGTTAAGATACCTTTCAGTTATGTTAACGATGATTACTGTGACTGTTTTGACGGCAGTGATGAACCGGGTACATCGGCGTGTCTAAACGGATTTTTCCATTGTACAAACGCCGGGTATATGTCCCAGAACATTCCAAGTTCTCGGGTCAACGATGGAGTCTGCGACTGTTGCGACGGCACCGACGAGTACGCCGAACCAGGCGCCTGCTCCAATACGTGCGAAGAACTTGGCAAAGAAGCCAGAGCAGAAGCCCAAAGGCTGGCAGAACTACATAAAGCAGGCAGCCAACTAAAAGTAGATCTAATAGAAAAAGGGAACCAAAAACGAAGTGAAATGGCAGAGCAATTGTCACAACTAGAAAAAGATAAAGCTGAAGCCGAGAAAATTAAAGCTGAGAAAGAGGCTCTCAAGAATGAGCTAGAAGCCAAAGAAAATGAGGCCCTCAAAGTATACAGAGAGGCAGATGAACAAGAGAGGCAAAAGAAAGCAGAACAAGAAAGAGTGGAAGTGATGAAAGAATCATCTGAATACTTTGATAGGTATGATTCTGACAGTGATGGTATGTTGACTGTGGATGAAATTAAAGTTGTTAATGCTTTTGATAAGAATAAGGATGGGGAAGTCGATGAAGATGAGGTGCAATACTTCTTTGGGGAAAATGAGAGTGTGGACAAGGATATATTTGTTGCCACTACATGGCCTTTACTTAAACCTTTGCTGATGATGGAACAAGGCATGTTCAAACCTGGTCAAGATGAGGATGATGCAGACCATGAATCAGATGCTGAAGATCTGACCAGGGAAGATGGTGAAGATTTAGGAACTGATGATGAAAACCTTGATTTAGACTTGCCTGAGGCAACCAATGACCAAGAATTGGCACAAGAACCCACTAGGATGTATGATGATGATACTCAAAAGTTAGTTGATGAGGCTACTGAAGCTCGTCGGCAGCTAACTGATGCTGAACGTACTGTTAGAGAAATAGAGTCAAATATCAGGAGCATCAAGGAGAATCTGGAGAAGGATTATGGTTTGCACCAGGAGTTTGCCACACTTGATGGTCAGTGCTTTGAGTATGATGACAAAGAATATGTCTACAGGCTTTGTATGTTCCAGAAAGTAACCCAGAAATCAAAGAATGGCGGTGGAGAAGTTGGTCTTGGCAACTGGGGAGAATGGGCCGGAGATGACAATAAATACTCAGTCATGAAGTACATAAACGGTGTGGGTTGCTGGAATGGTCCTAACAGAATGACTACAGTTAACGTACACTGTGGACTGGAGACCAAATTGTTATCAGTAACTGAACCCTACCGTTGTGAATATAAAATTGACCTTAGCACACCTGCTGCATGTGATGAATCAAATTCGGGACAGCACGATTCTCACGATGAACTATAA